The following DNA comes from Nitrospira sp..
GTCTTCGGCGGGCATTGAGGTGGTCACGCGGATTCATCCTCATCGCCCTGGTCCTTCCCGATCGAACGGGAAATTCCACGCTTGGTGGCTTCCATGAAGGTCAGGATCTGGGCGACATCCGCCTGATCCTTGAACTCCGCCCTAGCCAGCTTGATCGCTTCGGCGGATCGATGGCCCTCGCGGAACAGGAGGTCGTAGGCCTTCTTCAACACTGAGATCCGCTCGCCGGAAAATCCGTGACGGCGCAACCCGATCGAGTTCAATCCGTAGAGTTTGGATCGATACCCGCCGGCGGCCCGCGTAAACGGCGGCACATCCTGGACGACGCCGCAACAGCCTCCCACCATGGCATAGGCTCCGATGCGCACGAACTGATGCACGCCCGTCAACCCGCCGATGATGGCATGATCGCCGATGGTGATATGTCCCGCCAGGCTGGCGGCATTCGCCAGAATCAGGTGATTCCCCAACCGGCAATCGTGGGCGACATGCACATAGGCCATCAGGAAATTTTTACTGCCGACGGAGGTGAGCCCTCCGCCTTGCACCGTGGCCCGATTGACCGTGACATATTCCCGCAGAATATTGTCGTCGCCGATGACCACCTTCGTCGGTTCACCTTTGTAGCCCAAGTGCTGGGGCGGGCCGCCGATGGACGAGAAGGGATGCACTTCGTTCCGCTCGCCGATCTCGGTCCACCCGTCGACCGTCACGTGGGAGAGCAGCTTGGTGCCCTTCCCGATCGAGACATGCTCGCCGATCAGACAGAACGGTCCGACAACGACATCGTCCGCCAATTTCGCACCCGGATGAACTATTGCTGTCGCATGAATCTGCACGCCAGACCTCCGCAAATGGCCCCGTTATGGTCGCGACTCTGTCTTGTCTTCTGTCACCATGGCCGTCACTTCCGCTTCACACACCACATCATCTTCGACATAGGCCTTGGCCTGCATCTTCCAGAAAGGCGCCCGCTTCTTGACGACATCGACCTCAAACCGCAGGCGATCGCCGGGCACCACCGGTTTCCGGAACTTTGCGCTATCGATGCCGGTCAGGTACACGACCGGCCGACCGGTGACCTGCACGGACTTAAAGGCCAGCACGCCGCCGACCTGCGCCATCGCTTCCAGTATGAGCACGCCCGGCATCACCGGCCGCCCGGGGAAATGGCCCTGAAAAAATGGCTCGTTGATCGTCACATTCTTAATCGCCACAATTCGACGGTCGGGATCCAACTCCAGCACCCGATCAACCAACAGGAACGGATACCGGTGCGGGAGTAATGCTTGAATCTCTGCCTGTTCCATCACTGCCATGCCGTTGCCTCCTCTGTTCCCCGTCACGTCACCCTACCGCCGCTACTTATTCTGGCTATCGAACTCCTTCACGACACGATCCGTCACGTCCAGCGCGGGCTGATAGTACAACACAATCCGCACCATCGCATCGCTCCCCTTGTCGAGAATAGCCTGATAGCCGTCTTTTTGCGCCACCGCTTGTGCGGCCGCCGCAATCTTCTTGGCATACTCCGTCACCATCTCGCGTTGTTTCTGCTGCACTTCCCGATTAAAGTCAGCCAGACGGCGCTGATAGGCCTCCAGCTTCGTCCGGAATTGTTCCTGTTTTTCCTGCTTTGCCTGCTCGCTCAACTTGCTGTTGGGATCCTGGAGGGACTGCTCCATATCCTTCAATTCCTGGTCGTCCGCATTCACGATTTTCTGCCGGGTCAGCGAATAGCTCTTCATTTCCTCCAGCGCCCGCTTGCCGGCTTTGGATTGTTCCATCACCGCCTGCTGATCCATCACCCCGACCTTAAACGTCTCCGCCGCGACGGCCGCATGGGCGAACCACAGGCTCGCCGCCAGCACTCCGAACATCCCGATCACGCGCTGTCGTTTCATATAATCCATCTCCTCCTGCTAGGGATAGTCCCGATTGAACTCTTCAATCACCTGATTCGAAATATCGAGCGTGTCCTCGCGATAGAGCGTCACTCCGCCCTTGCTGCTGTCCACGACAATCTGCAAGCCCAGCCGCTTTGCAACCTTGCCGACCACCGTCTCGATCTTGTCGCGAAATCCGTCCATCACATCTTTTTGCTTCTCCTGCACTTCCCGATTCAGCTCCGTGACCTTTTGCTGATACTCCTGCATGCGCCGACGAAACGCTTCTTCCCGATCACGTTTGGCCGCGGGACTCAGGACGCTGGCCTGCTTCACGAAATCCTCTTCCAGCCGACGCAATTCCTTTTCATCGAGCTCGATCAGGGTCTGTCGATTCTTGGAAAAGGCCGTGAGGTTGTCCTTGGCCTTTTTCCCCGCGTTGGTATCGGACAGAATTCGGGCCGGATCCAATACCCCGATCTTCCCCTCGACTTTCGCGCCAGCACCCGCTCCCGCACATCCACTCACGGCAAGGAATACGACGGTGAGAAACGCCGCACAGATATTCCCCCACTGATTCCTCATCGCGATCATTCTTGTCACACAGTCCCTTCCATCACCCACTTAGAATAGTGACCCGATCGTAAATTCAAACACCCCGGTCCGCTCTCCTGGCTGCGGAGCGAGATTGAGTCCGTAGGCGACACGCAACGGTCCAAACGGAGAGATCCAGCGGCCTTCAATGCCGGCAGCCTTCCGCAGGTTCAGCGAGAATTTCTCATTGTCATCGAAACCCTTCCCATAATCGAAGAAGATCACGCCGTTGAGTTTCGCATCGGCTGAAATCGTAAAGATATAGTCAAAGTTGAATATCAACTCCTTTGACGCTCCGATGATCGAATAGATATTCGGGACCACGGGGCCGGCTCGTCCGAACACAAATCCGCGCATGGTATTGATACCGCCGACGAAAAACCGCTCGGTCAGCGGAATCGGCTTCC
Coding sequences within:
- a CDS encoding OmpH family outer membrane protein yields the protein MKRQRVIGMFGVLAASLWFAHAAVAAETFKVGVMDQQAVMEQSKAGKRALEEMKSYSLTRQKIVNADDQELKDMEQSLQDPNSKLSEQAKQEKQEQFRTKLEAYQRRLADFNREVQQKQREMVTEYAKKIAAAAQAVAQKDGYQAILDKGSDAMVRIVLYYQPALDVTDRVVKEFDSQNK
- the lpxA gene encoding acyl-ACP--UDP-N-acetylglucosamine O-acyltransferase, which gives rise to MQIHATAIVHPGAKLADDVVVGPFCLIGEHVSIGKGTKLLSHVTVDGWTEIGERNEVHPFSSIGGPPQHLGYKGEPTKVVIGDDNILREYVTVNRATVQGGGLTSVGSKNFLMAYVHVAHDCRLGNHLILANAASLAGHITIGDHAIIGGLTGVHQFVRIGAYAMVGGCCGVVQDVPPFTRAAGGYRSKLYGLNSIGLRRHGFSGERISVLKKAYDLLFREGHRSAEAIKLARAEFKDQADVAQILTFMEATKRGISRSIGKDQGDEDESA
- the fabZ gene encoding 3-hydroxyacyl-ACP dehydratase FabZ, which produces MEQAEIQALLPHRYPFLLVDRVLELDPDRRIVAIKNVTINEPFFQGHFPGRPVMPGVLILEAMAQVGGVLAFKSVQVTGRPVVYLTGIDSAKFRKPVVPGDRLRFEVDVVKKRAPFWKMQAKAYVEDDVVCEAEVTAMVTEDKTESRP
- a CDS encoding OmpH family outer membrane protein, with amino-acid sequence MRNQWGNICAAFLTVVFLAVSGCAGAGAGAKVEGKIGVLDPARILSDTNAGKKAKDNLTAFSKNRQTLIELDEKELRRLEEDFVKQASVLSPAAKRDREEAFRRRMQEYQQKVTELNREVQEKQKDVMDGFRDKIETVVGKVAKRLGLQIVVDSSKGGVTLYREDTLDISNQVIEEFNRDYP